The Magnetococcales bacterium genome includes the window GGACAGGCCATCCCGACCACACGTGGTGGCGGGAATAAACAAGCATGGAGCGTACCAGATGGAGATGCAGGATTTTCGGTGCAGCAAATGTGGGAAAAAGCTGGCGCGGCTGGAAGGGACGGGGGCGGTTGAAATCAAATGCCCCCGCTGCGGGACAGTCAACTCCCAGCGGGGGGTTGAAACGCGCACTTCGGCATCCGGAAAGGTTCTGGGCGGCAGCCCCTCCAAGGCCATCGCTGACCTGGAACCCGCCGACACCCTGGAAGAGGAAGTGCGTCGGGCCATGGCCATGCACATGAATCTTCACGTCTGATCACCTCATGGCTGGACCGCAAGGTCCAGCCATGCTGGTCCGGTAACATCAACCA containing:
- a CDS encoding Com family DNA-binding transcriptional regulator — protein: MQDFRCSKCGKKLARLEGTGAVEIKCPRCGTVNSQRGVETRTSASGKVLGGSPSKAIADLEPADTLEEEVRRAMAMHMNLHV